CTCAGCATTTAGATACTTCCCCTCTCGTCGATATTTAATTGTGCACTATTCTTATCTCCATGTCGAGCCATCAGGCTCTGAATGAAACAAGCTCCACGGTGTTTTGATTCTGGGCTTGAGTCCAGACTGCCGGGATGCTTGTTCTTTGAAAACAAGCAGCAGAGCAAGTGAATGCTGCCGTGCAAGATTCATATGCGGCCACAGGTGTCTGCGAAACCTTCGTAATGACTCATAAGTGAAAATCGttagtgtgtttttttgtccacATTAAAGTGAAACTGCCTGGCTCAGTGGTGAAAAGGGGATGATGAAACATCTGACATCCCTTCAGCATCAAGTCAAGTGGGGCCTTTACTAAAGTTATGTTTCCTTGTGGATAAAACTGCCGCAATTGAGTAAGTTTGCATGATTCTAGCCTCAAACTGAAAATGTCGAGGGAATAAAATATTGGATGGATAGTGTTGCCTGTGAAAAAATGctggaatttttttttaatgaaaatatcaCATGGCTCAAGAGCAGCTGTATTGGATATATATGTTCAGTGTGTGTAACTAACTAACTGTCTTAATTATATCAATGTCTGTTTGGTTACCTGCCGacctgtctttttgtttgtttgttttgtttattgtcttttcttttctttatggtGTTGGATACTCGAAAATTCAATACAacgttatgttatatatttttttaaacatgcactTCCCCTTATTAGCTAACATAAATGCTCTCAAAACTAGGTTAATGTGGGGCCTTCAGGATGATTGATCACATGATCTATTCTCTACCCCTTCGACTGTCTTGGGTTCACATAGATGGGCCTATGAGGAGTTGGCCTGACCGGTCCAAATGATAGTCTGTGTTTGGTTACGTTGGCATGTTGGCTAAGATAATTGGCTTGCTGCATTTTATTAACCAGTTTAATTTACCGCTTGATGAATAAAATGGCTAATAGGCAACTGACTGTTAGCCCAGTTTAAAGGTACACCGTGGTGCTTCttataaacacaaatgtttacatttagcaTTTATCAACAACATGCAACGTGTATAGCCTTCAGGCCTAATAAACATGTTGCTTGCATTTTCtagatttttacattttaaaacctgcATTTATTACATACATGTTTACAGCGGCAGTTTTTTTCTACGCTGCTTCCTGATGTGCAATTCTATGCACATTGTCGCCAACAGCTGTCAATCAGTGGCATAACATAATGACCCAAATGAAACCCACGAGGAAGTCAGCACATGAATGTTTTGGAACCCATGAGGGACTAACATGGACGTGTTGGCTGTGTACAATTGTGTCAGCCTTTTACATCTTCACAAAAGAGACTTTTTTCCTGTCTCACCTGTAACAAAAGACAGCTGAAAGAAAACGATAAGACcaattcaaatatttataattgttcaattaaatatttttaaacagaTGACTCACTTAAGTAAGTCCAACTTTACatgatgtgtgaatgtgtgtgtgtgtgtgtgtgtgtgtgtgtgtgtgtgtgtgtgtgtgtgtgtgtgtgtgtgcgtgtgtgtgtgtgcgtgcgtgtgtgtgtgtgtgtgtgtggttgcactGTCTCTAGCactccttaaaaaaaaagaagaaaaaaaaaaagaataataataacatggcTGTGACTTCCAGTGTGTTGCGCAGTTTGAGTTTGGGCTGTGAGTTAATGAATGAGACACAATGATTCAATATTTGTAGAGTTTAATGAAAGTAAAAGCAAGACAGGATAGTCACATTACAATCCTATAAAGTTAAAAATCATCTTCGATCTGATTTAGATTTAAGTAATACATTTGTCTtatatattcatttcatttttcagaAAGCGAAAGTCAGCGCTGAGGGATGACTCATGGGTCGCAGAGGTCTTCTTGGCAGCAATATGTGTTATCATCTTCGGCACAATAATCCTGACAAGTTCGAGAAAGTTCTCCACCTGTTGAAagaatttaataaaaatacaatgacTGAACCATCCCTCTGTCATGGGAGAATGTAATGTAGTTTTTCTCAAAAACTTAAACACAGATATTAAAACATGGACataaaagaaatctaaatgaATGCAGCAGAAAGATTTTAACTACCGTATTGCATGGTCATGCAGTACTGAGCTGTTGCCGGGCACTCTGTCTCCACCTTACAGTCCTCGTCATCTTCACCTACACAGGTGTAGCATCTGAGTGTGAGCACTgatgagaagagaaaggccaTCAGAATTGACTCAGGGTTTTCACTTGATACAATATTATGAAGTTATAAAGTTAGTAGGAATACTGCAAAACCTTTCTTCATCATTTGTATCTGCTCTCATTGAGGAAACAATGTCCGTCGACACTTAGGCATAATGCATCAGTGATCAAATCTAATGTTAGGATTCTTAAAAATGTACTTCTACTTGTTTTCACCTTTGCTTTAGTAAAAATAAAgctaaaatattgatataaaccGAAGTTGGCTTACCCTGAGTGCAgcacagcaggagcagcagcgtGAGAAGTTGAACCTTCATGTTGTCGGATGGTATGTAGACAAACCTCTTGCACCAGAGCTTTTATACTGGCAGGTCACATTCCAAACGACAATTGAGTCGTGCACTTCCTTGTGTATAATAGTCGAGTTAATGTACCTTCATTTCAACTCTATTGTCTCCAGTGAGAttatgaaaccaaaacaaacagagtttaataatgttattaattaacaGGTTATTAATAATGCGGTTTGTAAAGTCTGAATTCTGAACAGGATTCTATAGATTAATTTTACATTGTATCAAATCATATTGGACCATGTTCAGCAAAATAGTCTGTATTTGTATACTTTGGCTCCACTGAACATTTGGTGTCACATTTTTGTCCACTAAAACAGCACCACTCCCACAAGTGGTCTAACCGGTGAAACAGCACCACTCCCACAGCTGGACCACAGAACCTAATTGTGCTGCATTATATACAGCGACTAAATTACAGtgatttgtttaatttcttaagACTTGAAGCTGGACCCAGTTCAGTTCAGAGATATAGctaaagtaaaataagacaGAGCACAGAACAGGAAGAAAGCTGTATAGCtgtcaattatattatataattacaacTCAATACTGTAG
This genomic interval from Cottoperca gobio chromosome 13, fCotGob3.1, whole genome shotgun sequence contains the following:
- the LOC115018095 gene encoding lymphocyte antigen 6D; amino-acid sequence: MKVQLLTLLLLLCCTQVLTLRCYTCVGEDDEDCKVETECPATAQYCMTMQYGGELSRTCQDYCAEDDNTYCCQEDLCDP